GCGGGATGGTAATTTTGCCGTTTCCTGCCTCTGGGTTTACAGTTGCCCGGAATCAACGGTTGGCAGAACAACACTGGCTAAGCTTGACTCGCTGGGTAATCTGCGCTGGATGAGGTTCTTCCCGGACACGGAATTCGTGTTTAATTCGATATCTCCTACCCGAGACTCGGGGGTTTTAGTTACAGTGAGGAGTATGAAGCATGAAAACGGAGAACTGTGGAAATTTGACCGGGATGGTAACATTACATGGGTAAAGATGGCTGCGTCCGGGAATGATACTTTTATTGGTTACGGTTATATCAGACAGGTATCATTCGGCGGTTACATATTAGCAGTGGCAGGCTGGGCTGGCAATGAGAAGCTGGCGGGCATGGCGCGGGCTGATGATGATGGCAATATCCTTTGGATACGCTTCTTTAAGGACGAAAGTCTGGATTTGCCGGTAATAAATGATATTTGTGAGACCTCGGACAGCTGTTTTATTGCCTGCGGGGGGACCAGCTGGACTCCCAAGGACGGTGTCTGGGTGTGGAAAATTGACCGCTGGGGTAATGAGCGGTGGCGGGTGGTTTACCTTCATCCGCCAGAAAAGGCGCCGAACTCGGTTGCTCCGACTAAAGATGGTGGTTGTGTTGCTGGCGGATCCTATATGTTGCGTCACAGACAGGGTCGGGATACATTATATATCTGGCTGATACGGTTCAGTGGTTCGGGTGAAGTTCTCTGGGAGCGTATCATCGGCGATGGCACCATTGAGTGGAGCTATATTTATCGCATCCGGTCGGCGCTTGATGGCGGGTTCGTTTTCTACGGCTGGTATGCAAATATGTCCTGTTTTGTCAAGACCGATTCTGCAGGTAATTTTTTCCCGAACATCTGGCTGGGAGAATCTCTGGAGCGCGCTGATAGCGGAGTGATTACCCAAGTTTTTCCCAACCCGGTGCAGGGCAGGGCGGCCATTTACTATCATGCTTGCAGTCCGGGAAAGCTCAGGTTAGAGGTCAGCGATGTGGCGGGCAGATTGGTGGATCAAACAGAATTCAATGTGGCTGCCGGTTCGGGTGTTTACTACTGGACACATAACAGATTGGCACCGGGGATATATTTTGTGAATATCACAACTCCGGACAGCGGTTCGTGCGTCAAAGTGCTGATTCTCAGATAACTAAAAATGCCAGACAGCCCCTTCAACGGCTATGCAGAAAGTTACGATACCTGGTATGATAAGCCGCCGGGCAGGGAGGCGTTTGCGGTTGAGCTGGCAGCGCTGCGGCGGGTGGTGGCGGAACTGCCCCACCCCTGGCTTGAGGTCGGAGTTGGCACGGGCAGGTTTGCGCAGGCGCTCGGCATTCCGCTCGGTGTTGACCCGTCCGCAGCGATGCTCAAACTGGCACAGGCGCGGGGGATCAGGACGGTTCGGGCGGTTGCCGAGAACCTGCCTTTCCCTGATGGTGAGTTCGGCACCGTTTTTCTCCTGACCACCTGGGAGTTTCTTTCTGAACCCGGGCGGGCGCTTCTGGAAATCCGGCGCGTGCTCAAGCCCGGCGGGATGCTGGTCAACGCCTATCTGGACCGTGGTGGTAAATGGGGAAGGTTGTATCTCCGCAAGGCAGAAGCCGGACATCCGCTCTTCAGCCGGGCACGGTTCTATGACTACGAGGAGGTTGTCCGGCTCACCCGGCAGGCTGGTTTTGAGGTTGTCCGCACCATCTCCGCCCTGTTTTCCGGACCGGGTGAGGATACAGCCGGCGATGAGCCAAGAGATGGGTTTCACCCCGGTGCCAGCTTTGTGGTTATCGTGGGCAGAAGGCAGACGGCTTAAATCCGGGCTAACCCGGGTACGAGCCCGGGGCATGCCCCCACCACAACATATTGTGTTTAACTTACTATAATATCTATATAAGGCACCATATCCTTACAAAACCAGGAATCGCTTGAGGAATCCGGCTATTTGGAGCGGACTTGGCGGAGTGCCGCCTCGTGCTCCTGCGGGGTGCGGGAGAATATGTGGGTGCCGTCGCCGCGGGCGACAAAGAAGAGGTAGTTGTGTTCTGCGGGATGCAGGACCGCGCGCAGCGCCTGTTTGCCTGGGTTGCAGATCGGTCCGGGCGGAAGTCCTGGGTGGAGATAGGTGTTGTAAGGGGAATCAATCTTCAGGTCCTCATTGGAGAGCCGTTCCTTGGGCTGGGGCAGGATGAACTGGACCGTGGCACAGGACTGGAGCGGGATGTGGCGCCGGAGCCGGTTGAGGAAGACACCGGCGATGACCGGAAACTCCTCCGGTACCCGCGCCTCCTTTTCCACGATTGATGCCAGTATCACCACCTGCGGTTCGCTGAGGGCGGTCCGGCTTTCCCGGCGGAGCGATTCATAGGTGGCGCGGAACTGGTGGACGAGCCGGCGGACGAGGTGACGGGGGTCAGAGCCGGTCTGGAATTCGTAGGTCTCGGGAAAGAGCCAGCCCTCAGCAGTGGCAAGGGGAATGTCAAGGGAGCGCAATAGCGCCGTGTCGGCGCAGGCGGTAAGGAAGGAGTCTGCCGGGCAGATGCCGTTTTCGGCGAGGATTTTCGCAATCTGGCGGGTGGTTGCTCCTTCCGGAATGGTGACGAAGAGGAATGCCGGGGTTTCGCGCGCAAGCATCTTGAGTACCAGTTTCGGATCGGAGTTGGGGATGAACCGGTAGCGGCCGGGCTGGATGCGCTGGTCATAGCGGTCAAGCCGGGCAATGAGCTGAAAGATCAGGGCGGAGCTGATGATGCCCTTTTCCTTGAGGGCGGTGGCAATTTCCAGAATTGACATGCCGGGTTTGATGACCACCTCCCGTTTCGGTCCGGTGTAGTCGGGGGGAGCCGGTTCGGAGCAGAAAAGGCAGAGGGAGAGCAGGGCGCAGAGCAGGAAACGGATTGTCATTCCCGGACTCCAGTTGCCTTGCGGCAGCTCCGGATCCAGTTGAGGTAGTCCTCAAGGATGATCGTGGCGGCGATGCGGTCGAGCGGTGATTCGGCACCAGGACGCTGCCGGAACGGAATGCCGTGGACTTCGGTGTAAATCTGCTGGGCATAGCGGGTGGAAAGGCGTTCGTCAAACAGTTCCACCGGCAGATGGAGCTGACGGGCAATACGGGAGGCGAGCAGGCGGATCTTTTCACTACGGCTGCTGGGTTTGCCGGAAAGGCTCAGCGGCAGACCGATCACAATCAGGTCAATCTCATACTGTTTCACCAGCCGGCTGACCGCAGATATGAGCTCCTCGTCGTTCTTGTGGGTGATGGTTGTGAGACTCTGGGCGATAGTGCGGGTTTCGTCTGAGATGGCAACACCGGTGCGCCTTTCACCGTAATCAAGGCAGAGGATCCGGGACATTGGATAAAAGTTTAGCCCAGAACCCGGTTTTTGTCCAGTGGTGAAAGGCAATGTTTTTTGACTTTGACACCGGTTCGGATATATTTAGCCCGATATGAACGAAGCAAAGCTACCGGATGATTTTGAACCGTCTTTACAGCAGCGGGAAATCCGGCTGCAGAAGCTGAATCAGCTGCGGGCAGGTGGTATTCTGCCCTATGCCTATCACTACCGGCGGACTCATCTGAGTCAGGAGGTGATCGGCAGTTTTGAGGAGCTGAACGGGAAAGAGGTGCGGGTTGCCGGCAGGGTGATGTCCTGGCGCCGGCACGGCAAGACCCGCTTTGCCCATATTCTGGATGGCGCGGGACGGCTCCAGCTTTATTTCCGGCAGGATGTGCTGGGAGCAGAGAATTACGAACAGCTGGAGCTGGTGGACATCGGTGATATCATCGGCGTGGCAGGGGAGGTTTTCCGGACGAAGACCGGTGAGGTTACTGTCAATGTCCGGGAGTGGACACTGCTGAGCAAGTCGCTTCTGCCCCTGCCGGAGAAGTTTCACGGACTGCGGGATGTGGAACAGCGCTACCGGCAGCGGTATGTGGATCTGATTGTCAATGCCGAATCCCGGCGGGTGTTTGAACTGCGTTCCCGGATCATCCGGCTGATCCGACAGTTTCTGGATGAGCGGGGTTTTGTTGAGGTGGAGACGCCGGTGCTTCAGCCGATTTATGGCGGTGCCGCTGCCCGGCCGTTTGTTACCTATTACAATGTGCTGGAGCAGGAGATGTTTCTCCGGATCTCGGATGAACTGTATCTCAAACGGCTGATCGTGGGCGGTCTGGAGCGGGTCTATGAGATCGGCAAGGACTTCCGGAATGAGGGGCTGGACCGGACCCACAACCCGGAATTTACCCAGCTGGAGCTGTATCAGGCGTATGCCGATTATCATGATATGATGGCGCTGGTCGAGGAGCTGTTCCGGTTTCTGGCGCAGAGCCTTTTCGGTAGCACTGAAATTGAATACTGCGGTCAGCGGGTGGATTTCGGCAAACCATGGCAGCGGGTGCGGTTTGTTGAGGCGCTCCGGGAGAGGCTCGGTGCCGACCCGTTGGAGCTGACCGATGAGCAGCTGCGGACGGCGGCGCAGACCGCCGGGATTGATGTCAAGCCTGGGACGACGCGGGCAAAGCTGCTGGACAAGCTGTTCAGCGAACTGATTCAGGACCGGCTGATCGAGCCGGCCTTTGTCCTTGACCATCCGAAGGAGACGACCCCGCTCGCCAAACCGCACCGGCAGGACCCGAGGCTGGTGGAACGGTTTGAGCCGGTGGTCTGCGGGATGGAGATCGGCAATGCCTTCAGCGAGCTCAACGATCCGCTGGAGCAGCGGGAGCGGTTTATTGAGGGGGTGAAGCGGAATGAGGAGTTTGCCACCGTGGATGATGACTACTGCACTGCACTGGAATACGGTCTGCCACCGACCGGTGGATTAGGGATTGGGATTGACCGGCTGGTGATGCTGTTTACCAATCAGGACTCAATCCGGGATGTGATTCTCTTTCCCCAGCTGAAGAAAGCCAGCGGATGATTTCCGGTTTTGAGTTTTTCGTCGCCCGGCGCTATCTCCGGGGCCGGAGCCGGCAGCTGCTTTCCGGTCCGAGTGCGATCGCAATGGGCGGTGTGTTTGTCGGGGTAGCGGCGATCATCATTGTCCTTTCAGTGGAAAATGGATTTCACAAGGAGCTCCGGGACCGGATTCTGGGTGCATCACCCCATATTACGGTTTCCCAGTTCGGTTACCAGCCGGTGGCCTATCAGGGTGAACAGGATTCACTCGTCCGCAAAATCCGGCAGGTGCCGGGTGTTGTTGAAGTGGCACCTTTCATCTATACGAAGATTCTGATCCGAGCCGGGTCGCTGGTGGAGGGCGGTGTGGTCAAGGGTGTAGAGCCGGAGCTGGAAAGGAAAATGACCCAGCTTGCGGGCAGTGTAATTGAGGGCGAATTTGCGCTGGATTCCGCCGGCGCGGTGATCGGCAGTGAGCTGGCGCGGAGTCTGGGCGTTTTTGTCGGCGATGAGATTGTGCTCTTTACGCCGGCGGCTGGCACCGCAACACCGGTCGGTTATCTGCCCCGGACGAAGACCTTCCGGGTGCGGGGGATTTTTGATGCCGGGATGTATGAATACAATGCCAGTTTTGTGTTTGTCGGTTTGCGGGATCTGCAGCAGTTTCTGGGAATGCGGGGGGTGGTGAGCGGATATGAAGTGCGGTGTTCTGAACCGCTGGATGCGAGCCGGGTTGCCAGAAGGGTTGCCAGTGTGCTGGGGGTACCGTTCCGGGCAACCGACTGGATCGCCCAGAACAAGAATCTGTTTACCGCATTGCGGCTGGAAAAGGTGGTGACATTCATTGTGCTGGTGCTGATTGTGCTCGTGGCAGCGTTCAACATCGTCGGGATGCTGACGATGATGGTCATGCGCAAGACCCGGGAGATCGGAATCCTGAAGACGATTGGTGCCCGCTCACCGAGCATCACCCGGATTTTCATGCTGGTCGGGCTGATGATCGGTATCCTGGGAACTGCGGGTGGTGCGATCTTCGGGTTTGTGGTATCCTGGCTTTTGAACCGTTACCGGTTTGTGAATCTGCCCGGAGATGTGTATTTCATCAAGAATCTGCCGGTACAGATGCAGTGGCAGGATTTTGCCATTGTCTGCACATCGGCGCTGGTAATTACCTTTGTAGCGACATTCTATCCGGCATACCGGGCGGCAAGACTGCAACCGGTGGAGGCGATCCGCTATGAATGAAAAAGGAGGCGCTGCGCCGGTGCTGATTGCCGAGGATATCTGGCGTAGTTTTCAGACCGGACCGGAACGGCTGGAGGTGCTCAAGGGGGTGAATCTGACCGTGGCGCCGGGTGAGCTGGTAGCGATTGTCGGACCATCGGGTTCAGGCAAGTCAACACTCCTGCATATTCTGGGCGGGCTGGACCGGCCGGACCGGGGGCGGGTGGTGCTTGATTCCTGCGATATTTTCCAGTATCCTGAAGATAGGTTGCCGGAGTTCAGAAGCAGGAAGGTTGGTTTTGTGTTTCAGTTTCATCATCTGCTGAACGAGTTTACCGTTATGGAAAATGTGGCGATACCGCTGCTCGTTGCCGGGGTTGAGAAAAAACGGGCGCTGGCACAGGCTGAGGCGGTGCTTGAGGAGGTCGGGTTTGTTACCCGGTGGCAGCACAAGCCGGCAGAACTTTCCGGTGGGGAACGGGCGCTGGTGGCGGTCGCCCGGGCGCTGGCAAATTCACCGGCAATCGTGTTTGCCGATGAGCCGACCGGCAACCTAGACAGCCGGTCAACCGAGATGCTCGTTGAACTTCTGGTCAGGCTGTGCCACAACGGCAGGACGATGCTGGTCGTGACTCATAATGAGCGGGTGGCAGGACGGGCAGACCGGAAACTGGAACTGAAGGACGGGAAGCTGGGTTAGCGATGGCTGAAGGAGGCAAGACGGTGAAGATCTGCGATCTTTGCGGTAAGCGGGAGGCGTCACTGAGCGTCCGGCAGCTGGACAAGGAGGGCCGGGCGACCGAGCTGGCAATCTGTGCGGAGTGTGCCAAGAAGCGGGGGTTTACCAGTGTGGAGGATTTGAAGAAGAACGCAGCCGAAATTCTGGCAGAGCTCAAGGCGAAGGTCGGGGAGCAGGATGAGACAAGGGTATGTCCACGCTGCAGGCTCAGTTATGCCGATTTCAAGAAATCGGGCCGGCTCGGCTGTGCAGAATGTTACCGGACTTTTGCCGAGCTGTTAGCGCCACTGGTGCGCCGTCTGCATGGCTCGGTGCAGCATGTGGGCAAGGGAAGACAGAGGGGGAGAAAACGGGCGCAGGAGCGGCTGGAGCTGGCGCGGCTGCGGGCGGAGCTGGAACAGGCGATTCAGGATGAGGATTATGAGCGGGCGGCGTTATTGCGTGACCGGCTGAAACGGGCAGAAGGAGAGGGTGCATCATGAATCTGGTGCCGGAAAAGGTCGGGGCATGGCTGAGTGATACCGGACCGGAGGGAGATGTGGTGATTTCAACCCGGGTCCGGTTTGCCCGGAATATCGAGGATGTACCTTTTCCTGGGAGGATGAAGTTCAGTGAGGCGGAGCTGGTGCTGGATACGGTGCACTGGGCACTTGAGGAAAGCGGATATCTAAAGGAGGGCAAGTTTTTTGAGCCGGGGATGCTGGGGCAGGATGATGGTCTTTATTTTGTAGAACGGCATCTGGCATCGCCCGATTTTATTGCCAGCAGAAGCCCGCGGGGGCTGTTTGTTTCCACTGATGAACGGCTGAGTGTAATGATTAACGAAGAGGACCATCTGCGGTTTCAGGCGCTGGCTGCGGGTCTGGATTTTGCCACTGCCTTCAAGCTGGCAGCTGATCTGGATGAAAGGCTGGAGACCCAGCTGGAATATGCATTTTCCGAGGAGTTCGGATTTCTGACCGCCTGCCCAACCAATCTGGGAACCGGGATGAGAGCCTCGGTATTTCTGCATCTCCCGGCACTGGTGCTGACGCGCGAAATTGAGAAGGTGCTGCGCGGGGCATATGCGGTCGGACTGCTGGTGCGCGGGATTTACGGCGAGGGCAGCGAGACCCGGGGTAATCTGTTTCAGATTTCCAATCAGCGGACCCTCGGGCAGTCAGAGGCGGAGATCATTGAGGTGCTGACTAGCGTCAGCCGGCAGATTATCGACTACGAGCGGAAGGCGCGCGAATATCTGATGCATAACCTGCGGGTGGAGATTGAGGACAAAGTATTCCGGTCGCTCGGGATTCTGCGCGGGGCACGCATCATCTCGTCGGATGAGGCAACTAATCTACTGGCGACCGTGCGGTTCGGGGTGATCCTGGGTATCATCAATGAGCTGAAGATGAGCGAGGTTTCCCAGCTGCTGGTGCTCATCCGGCCGGCAAATCTGCAGGTGATTATCGGCGAGAAGCTGACACCGGCAGAGCGGGATGAGCGCCGGGCAACATTTATCCGCCAGAAACTGGTGAGGTGAAGGTGCTGCTGGATAACGAGAAACAGGCGAGATTGCAGCAGCTGCCCGCAGTGGAAAGGCTATTTAATGATGAACGGGTCCGGCAGGCGGCGGGAACGCTTCATCCCCGGCTCATCAAGCGGATTATCCGGGATTATCTCCAGGAGGTGCGCAGCGAAATTATCAACGGCAGGGATACTCAATTCAGTTTTGAGGAACTGGAACTCCGGCTGCTTGTTGCCCGCAAACCGACCCTGACCCGGGCGATCAACGGGCTGGGAGTGGTCCTGCACACCGGGCTGGGAAGGGCACCGCTGCCCAAGGTGGCGCAGGCGGCACTGATTGATGTCAGTGAGCATTTCTCGGCACTGGAGATCAATCTGCTTGACGGCCGGCGCGGCAGCCGGTATCAGCATGTTGAGCCGCTGCTCTGCGAACTGACTGGTGCAGAGGCGGCACTGGTGGTGAATAACAACTGTGCAGCGACACTGCTCATTCTCTCCACGATTGCCAAAGGCAGGGAGGTGATTGTCTCCCGCGGGCAGCTGATTGAGATCGGGGGTTCGTTCCGGATTCCGGATGTGATGCTCCAGAGCGGCTGCCGGATGGTGGAGGTGGGAACGACTAACCGCACTCATCTCCGGGATTATGAAAATGCGATTACATCGGAGACCGGAGCGATCCTGAGGGTTCATACCTCAAATTACCGGATTATCGGTTTCACCAAGGAGGTCCCGCTGGAGGAGCTGGTGGCACTGGGCAGGAAGTACTCAATTCCGGTAATTGATGATCTGGGATCCGGAGCGCTGCTTGACCTTTCCAGGTACGGGCTGCCCAAGGAACCGGTAGTAAGCGAGTCAATCGCTGCCGGCGCGGATGTGGTCTGCTTTTCCGGAGACAAGCTGATCGGTGCCGGTCAGGCAGGGATCATTGTCGGGAAAAGGGAGCTGATTTCGAAGATGAAGAAACATCCGCTGACCCGGGCATTGCGCTGTGACAAGCTGACTTATGCGGTTCTGGAGCGGACGCTGGAGCTGTTTCTTGATGAGGAGCGGGTGATGCGTGAGCATCCGTTGTTCCAGATTTTACTCAAGTCGCCAGCCGAGATGCAGGAGCAGGCGCGACAGCTGCTTAACGCGGTGCAGAAACGGCTGGCAGGCCGGGCGCGGTTTGAGATCAAACCGACCCGGGCGGAGGTGGGCGGTGGTTCGCTGGCAACCGAAAGTCTGGAGTCAGTCGCAGTGGCGGTCCAGCCGGTTAATATCAGTGTGGATGAGCTGGCACGGCGGATGCGCCTGTTCCGGCCGCCGGTTTTCGGCCGGGTGGTGCAGGATGAATATCTGCTTGACTTCCGCACCATTCGCGCCGATGAGATTGCAATTATTGCTGAGGCATTGATTCAGGCACTGGCTTAATCGCGGTCAGCGGTTCGGCCGGCAGTTATGGCAGGGTGCCGGTTCCAAATTGAGTGCGGGTTGACAGCAGTTTATCGTTGAATACACTGATTAGGTGGCAATAAAAAAGAATATCGCAGTGCTGGCATCGGGCCGGGGGACCAATTTTGAGGCGCTCGCCCGTGCCTGTCAGCATCCGGATTTTCCTGCCGAACTGAAAATCCTGGTGGTAAATGTGCCGGACGCGCCGGTGCTCGCCCGGGCGGAAAACTACGGGATCAGCACGGCGGTGGTTGATCACCGGCAGTTCCGGAAGCGGCGAGATTTTGAAGCTGAGGTGATCAGGCTGCTTGAGCCTTACGGGATTGATCTGGTCTGTCTGGCAGGCTTCAACCGGATTCTTACCGGCTGTTTTCTTGAACGGTTTCCGATGCGGATCATGAACATCCATCCCTCACTGCTGCCGGCATTTGCCGGACTGCAGGGGCTGGAGGTGCACCGGGCAGTGATTGAATATGGAGTGAAGGTTACCGGCTGCACCGTCCATTTTGTCACTGGCGATCTGGATGCCGGTCCGATTATTGTCCAGCGGGCGATTCCGGTGCGGGATGAAGATACGCCGGAATCGCTGGCGGTACGGGTGCTGGTTGAGGAGCATCAGGCGTATCCCCTGGCGGTCCGGCTGTTCTGCGAAGACCGGCTTATTCTGGCTGGCAGGCGGGTGCTCGTTCGCGCTCAATGAACGGCCGGCTCCGGGTGGCACTGGCAGGCTGTGGTGTTCAGGCTCAGGTGGCGCTTCTCCCGGCACTGAAATCTCATCCGGCGGTTGACCTTGTGGCGCTGTGTGACTCTGATATCCGCAAGCTCCACACCCTCTGTGCCCGTTACAATGTCAAGCGGTATTACACCGATTTTGACCGGCTGAAGGATGAACCGGATATCAATGCCATTGTGATTGCGACCCCGAATTATCTTCACGCCCCGATGACCATTGCGGCGCTTGAAAGCGGGAAGGATGTGCTGTGCGAAATGCCGCTGGGAATGAATGCCGCTGAGGTCCGGGAGATGGTGACAACCGCCCGGCGGGAGCGGCGTCGTCTGATGCCCTGTCTGGTTACGAGATTGCGCATCGATGTCCA
This is a stretch of genomic DNA from candidate division WOR-3 bacterium. It encodes these proteins:
- a CDS encoding T9SS type A sorting domain-containing protein, with amino-acid sequence MLLGFLQPLSAIPRFFRLLNGFWPSSIAVLGDSGYLLWGGVLINNPHGRTPAALYRLSPSGDSLWLKTYSPVLPGGVFSEDVCILRDGNFAVSCLWVYSCPESTVGRTTLAKLDSLGNLRWMRFFPDTEFVFNSISPTRDSGVLVTVRSMKHENGELWKFDRDGNITWVKMAASGNDTFIGYGYIRQVSFGGYILAVAGWAGNEKLAGMARADDDGNILWIRFFKDESLDLPVINDICETSDSCFIACGGTSWTPKDGVWVWKIDRWGNERWRVVYLHPPEKAPNSVAPTKDGGCVAGGSYMLRHRQGRDTLYIWLIRFSGSGEVLWERIIGDGTIEWSYIYRIRSALDGGFVFYGWYANMSCFVKTDSAGNFFPNIWLGESLERADSGVITQVFPNPVQGRAAIYYHACSPGKLRLEVSDVAGRLVDQTEFNVAAGSGVYYWTHNRLAPGIYFVNITTPDSGSCVKVLILR
- a CDS encoding class I SAM-dependent methyltransferase; its protein translation is MPDSPFNGYAESYDTWYDKPPGREAFAVELAALRRVVAELPHPWLEVGVGTGRFAQALGIPLGVDPSAAMLKLAQARGIRTVRAVAENLPFPDGEFGTVFLLTTWEFLSEPGRALLEIRRVLKPGGMLVNAYLDRGGKWGRLYLRKAEAGHPLFSRARFYDYEEVVRLTRQAGFEVVRTISALFSGPGEDTAGDEPRDGFHPGASFVVIVGRRQTA
- the mltG gene encoding endolytic transglycosylase MltG, which translates into the protein MTIRFLLCALLSLCLFCSEPAPPDYTGPKREVVIKPGMSILEIATALKEKGIISSALIFQLIARLDRYDQRIQPGRYRFIPNSDPKLVLKMLARETPAFLFVTIPEGATTRQIAKILAENGICPADSFLTACADTALLRSLDIPLATAEGWLFPETYEFQTGSDPRHLVRRLVHQFRATYESLRRESRTALSEPQVVILASIVEKEARVPEEFPVIAGVFLNRLRRHIPLQSCATVQFILPQPKERLSNEDLKIDSPYNTYLHPGLPPGPICNPGKQALRAVLHPAEHNYLFFVARGDGTHIFSRTPQEHEAALRQVRSK
- the ruvX gene encoding Holliday junction resolvase RuvX, translating into MSRILCLDYGERRTGVAISDETRTIAQSLTTITHKNDEELISAVSRLVKQYEIDLIVIGLPLSLSGKPSSRSEKIRLLASRIARQLHLPVELFDERLSTRYAQQIYTEVHGIPFRQRPGAESPLDRIAATIILEDYLNWIRSCRKATGVRE
- the lysS gene encoding lysine--tRNA ligase → MNEAKLPDDFEPSLQQREIRLQKLNQLRAGGILPYAYHYRRTHLSQEVIGSFEELNGKEVRVAGRVMSWRRHGKTRFAHILDGAGRLQLYFRQDVLGAENYEQLELVDIGDIIGVAGEVFRTKTGEVTVNVREWTLLSKSLLPLPEKFHGLRDVEQRYRQRYVDLIVNAESRRVFELRSRIIRLIRQFLDERGFVEVETPVLQPIYGGAAARPFVTYYNVLEQEMFLRISDELYLKRLIVGGLERVYEIGKDFRNEGLDRTHNPEFTQLELYQAYADYHDMMALVEELFRFLAQSLFGSTEIEYCGQRVDFGKPWQRVRFVEALRERLGADPLELTDEQLRTAAQTAGIDVKPGTTRAKLLDKLFSELIQDRLIEPAFVLDHPKETTPLAKPHRQDPRLVERFEPVVCGMEIGNAFSELNDPLEQRERFIEGVKRNEEFATVDDDYCTALEYGLPPTGGLGIGIDRLVMLFTNQDSIRDVILFPQLKKASG
- a CDS encoding lipoprotein-releasing ABC transporter permease subunit, which produces MISGFEFFVARRYLRGRSRQLLSGPSAIAMGGVFVGVAAIIIVLSVENGFHKELRDRILGASPHITVSQFGYQPVAYQGEQDSLVRKIRQVPGVVEVAPFIYTKILIRAGSLVEGGVVKGVEPELERKMTQLAGSVIEGEFALDSAGAVIGSELARSLGVFVGDEIVLFTPAAGTATPVGYLPRTKTFRVRGIFDAGMYEYNASFVFVGLRDLQQFLGMRGVVSGYEVRCSEPLDASRVARRVASVLGVPFRATDWIAQNKNLFTALRLEKVVTFIVLVLIVLVAAFNIVGMLTMMVMRKTREIGILKTIGARSPSITRIFMLVGLMIGILGTAGGAIFGFVVSWLLNRYRFVNLPGDVYFIKNLPVQMQWQDFAIVCTSALVITFVATFYPAYRAARLQPVEAIRYE
- a CDS encoding ABC transporter ATP-binding protein, which gives rise to MNEKGGAAPVLIAEDIWRSFQTGPERLEVLKGVNLTVAPGELVAIVGPSGSGKSTLLHILGGLDRPDRGRVVLDSCDIFQYPEDRLPEFRSRKVGFVFQFHHLLNEFTVMENVAIPLLVAGVEKKRALAQAEAVLEEVGFVTRWQHKPAELSGGERALVAVARALANSPAIVFADEPTGNLDSRSTEMLVELLVRLCHNGRTMLVVTHNERVAGRADRKLELKDGKLG
- a CDS encoding UvrB/UvrC motif-containing protein, whose product is MKICDLCGKREASLSVRQLDKEGRATELAICAECAKKRGFTSVEDLKKNAAEILAELKAKVGEQDETRVCPRCRLSYADFKKSGRLGCAECYRTFAELLAPLVRRLHGSVQHVGKGRQRGRKRAQERLELARLRAELEQAIQDEDYERAALLRDRLKRAEGEGAS
- a CDS encoding protein arginine kinase, which translates into the protein MNLVPEKVGAWLSDTGPEGDVVISTRVRFARNIEDVPFPGRMKFSEAELVLDTVHWALEESGYLKEGKFFEPGMLGQDDGLYFVERHLASPDFIASRSPRGLFVSTDERLSVMINEEDHLRFQALAAGLDFATAFKLAADLDERLETQLEYAFSEEFGFLTACPTNLGTGMRASVFLHLPALVLTREIEKVLRGAYAVGLLVRGIYGEGSETRGNLFQISNQRTLGQSEAEIIEVLTSVSRQIIDYERKAREYLMHNLRVEIEDKVFRSLGILRGARIISSDEATNLLATVRFGVILGIINELKMSEVSQLLVLIRPANLQVIIGEKLTPAERDERRATFIRQKLVR
- the selA gene encoding L-seryl-tRNA(Sec) selenium transferase — encoded protein: MLLDNEKQARLQQLPAVERLFNDERVRQAAGTLHPRLIKRIIRDYLQEVRSEIINGRDTQFSFEELELRLLVARKPTLTRAINGLGVVLHTGLGRAPLPKVAQAALIDVSEHFSALEINLLDGRRGSRYQHVEPLLCELTGAEAALVVNNNCAATLLILSTIAKGREVIVSRGQLIEIGGSFRIPDVMLQSGCRMVEVGTTNRTHLRDYENAITSETGAILRVHTSNYRIIGFTKEVPLEELVALGRKYSIPVIDDLGSGALLDLSRYGLPKEPVVSESIAAGADVVCFSGDKLIGAGQAGIIVGKRELISKMKKHPLTRALRCDKLTYAVLERTLELFLDEERVMREHPLFQILLKSPAEMQEQARQLLNAVQKRLAGRARFEIKPTRAEVGGGSLATESLESVAVAVQPVNISVDELARRMRLFRPPVFGRVVQDEYLLDFRTIRADEIAIIAEALIQALA
- the purN gene encoding phosphoribosylglycinamide formyltransferase translates to MAIKKNIAVLASGRGTNFEALARACQHPDFPAELKILVVNVPDAPVLARAENYGISTAVVDHRQFRKRRDFEAEVIRLLEPYGIDLVCLAGFNRILTGCFLERFPMRIMNIHPSLLPAFAGLQGLEVHRAVIEYGVKVTGCTVHFVTGDLDAGPIIVQRAIPVRDEDTPESLAVRVLVEEHQAYPLAVRLFCEDRLILAGRRVLVRAQ